In Candidatus Nitronauta litoralis, one DNA window encodes the following:
- the mqnE gene encoding aminofutalosine synthase MqnE, translating into MMFEYLDSSLSDIESKVRAGERLSFEDGVTLWTTPDILGVGHLANQVRERVNGNETFFIHNRHINPTNICIHSCQFCAFGVKEDNPDAYMKSLDTIFSDAAAYNDGKVSEFHIVGGLHPDLPYSYYLDMVKGLKERFPEVHIQAFTAIELGYLAELAGKPLDETLDELREAGLGSIPGGGAEIFAKRVRKKICNEKLTGENWLHVHETAHKVGLKSNATMLYGHLETVEERVDHLIRLRELQDRTGGFVTFIPLSFHPENTVLEFLPSTSGQLDLRALAVSRLMLDNFPHVKAFWIMITPRIAQLSLSFGADDMDGTVVEEKIIHAAGAATDQIFHQSTIISMIREAGRIPMERDTLYEETQAVTV; encoded by the coding sequence ATTATGTTTGAATATCTGGATTCTTCGTTGTCTGACATTGAGTCGAAAGTCAGGGCAGGGGAGCGCTTGTCATTTGAAGATGGCGTGACTTTATGGACTACTCCCGACATTCTTGGCGTGGGGCATTTGGCTAATCAGGTTCGGGAACGCGTCAATGGCAACGAGACGTTTTTCATCCATAACCGCCATATAAATCCGACCAATATCTGTATTCACAGTTGCCAGTTCTGTGCATTTGGCGTCAAAGAAGATAATCCTGATGCTTATATGAAGTCTCTGGACACAATTTTTTCGGATGCAGCAGCTTACAACGATGGAAAGGTCAGTGAGTTTCACATCGTCGGTGGCTTGCACCCTGACCTCCCATATTCGTACTACCTTGATATGGTAAAAGGATTAAAGGAACGTTTCCCGGAAGTTCACATTCAGGCATTCACGGCGATTGAGCTGGGCTACCTTGCAGAGCTTGCAGGCAAGCCGCTGGATGAGACGCTGGACGAGCTGAGAGAGGCTGGTCTTGGGTCAATTCCTGGGGGCGGCGCTGAGATTTTTGCCAAGCGTGTCCGTAAAAAAATCTGTAATGAAAAACTGACTGGTGAAAACTGGCTTCATGTTCATGAGACTGCACACAAGGTAGGTTTGAAAAGTAATGCCACCATGTTGTACGGTCATCTGGAGACGGTAGAGGAAAGAGTTGATCACCTGATCCGGTTACGGGAACTGCAGGACAGGACCGGTGGGTTTGTGACCTTTATTCCCTTGTCGTTCCACCCGGAGAATACGGTTCTGGAATTTCTTCCCTCGACTTCGGGACAACTTGATCTTAGGGCGCTTGCCGTTTCACGCCTGATGTTGGATAACTTCCCGCACGTGAAAGCATTCTGGATCATGATCACTCCGCGGATTGCGCAATTGTCGTTGTCCTTTGGAGCAGATGATATGGACGGAACTGTAGTGGAAGAAAAAATAATACATGCCGCTGGCGCGGCGACAGATCAGATTTTTCATCAAAGCACAATTATTTCTATGATTAGAGAAGCAGGACGCATTCCCATGGAGAGAGACACTCTCTATGAGGAAACTCAGGCCGTCACTGTTTAA
- the ubiA gene encoding UbiA family prenyltransferase gives MFQKLFVILQDIKIQHTVFALPFAIMSAFLAAEGFPTWHQLLWILVCMVGARSAAMAFNRIADARFDAINPRTQNRALPAGAVGKTAYWLFLLVSSAIFIFAAGQLNSLALMLSPLALIIVFFYSLTKRFTWASHLFLGLALSVAPVGAWVAIREEISILSLVLGAAVIFWLAGFDILYSCMDVDNDRKHNLYSVPKRFGVENALKLASGSHMIMVIFLLGLLVSPLLSWVYFAGVAAVAGLLWFEHSLVKKDDLSKVNVAFFNVNGLISVVLMVIVIADCVWIE, from the coding sequence ATGTTTCAAAAATTGTTTGTCATTTTACAGGACATAAAAATCCAGCACACGGTGTTTGCACTGCCGTTTGCCATCATGAGTGCTTTTCTGGCAGCGGAGGGGTTTCCGACCTGGCATCAGTTACTTTGGATTCTGGTGTGTATGGTGGGGGCGCGCAGTGCCGCCATGGCGTTTAACCGAATAGCGGATGCGCGTTTTGATGCAATCAACCCGAGAACACAAAACCGGGCTTTGCCTGCCGGGGCTGTCGGGAAAACCGCCTACTGGCTGTTCTTATTGGTTTCTTCAGCAATTTTTATATTTGCTGCTGGCCAATTAAACTCGCTGGCCTTAATGTTATCCCCGCTTGCCCTCATCATCGTGTTTTTTTATTCCCTGACCAAACGTTTTACATGGGCTTCCCACCTGTTTTTGGGACTGGCCTTGTCGGTTGCTCCGGTTGGGGCGTGGGTGGCGATCCGTGAGGAAATTTCGATTTTGTCTCTGGTTCTGGGCGCGGCCGTTATATTCTGGTTGGCGGGATTTGATATATTGTACTCTTGTATGGATGTCGATAATGACCGGAAGCACAACCTGTATTCTGTTCCAAAACGTTTTGGTGTCGAAAATGCTTTGAAGCTGGCTTCTGGTTCTCATATGATTATGGTGATTTTCCTGCTTGGGTTGTTGGTTTCCCCCTTATTGAGTTGGGTTTATTTCGCAGGGGTTGCCGCGGTGGCGGGTTTGTTATGGTTTGAGCATTCGCTCGTAAAAAAAGATGACCTTTCAAAAGTGAATGTTGCTTTCTTTAATGTAAACGGGCTCATTAGCGTCGTGCTGATGGTGATCGTTATTGCGGATTGTGTGTGGATAGAATGA
- a CDS encoding ABC transporter ATP-binding protein: protein MDNLKRLSKLLSPYKKALFWGSIFLVISSATNLIVPMFIRDLVDVVMVKKDLAALNTMALSIFGLFIVQMVFSTGHNYLFDLTEKRVIADFRKKIFDHLHTLSLGFFVKRRTGEIMSRLTNDVTTVEGFVTDLPATVIQQSIRLLGGIVIIIYLNWKLTFTILILLPVLILYAKTYGKRLKFLSKEIQDKLANATTIIEENISCIPVVKSFVRSKLEMNRFSDAIEDTFQSAKKRVAISAFFGPTIGLISFSTALALLWYGGHEVIDGSISPGELIAFILYATIIAGPMGSFARLYTRVQEGLGASERIFEILDTKGEVSDSPDAVPMPRIEGRVCIENLHFHYREDQEVISGIQMDVEPGEMVALVGPSGAGKTTLINLLHRFYDPTQGTILVDGLPIQKAKLESYWSQIALVPQETILFGGTIEDNIRYAREGATDKDVVEAAKTANAHGFITECPDGYKTIVGEKGIRLSAGQRQRIAIARAILKNPRMLILDEATSALDNESELLIQEALDRLMKDKTSFVIAHRLSTIHNADKIIVMDKGCIVETGTHTVLMAQKGLYQKLYTLMSFQLKQEAETP from the coding sequence ATGGACAATTTAAAACGCCTCAGTAAATTGTTAAGCCCCTATAAGAAAGCCCTCTTCTGGGGAAGTATCTTTCTTGTCATTTCATCCGCGACAAATCTAATCGTTCCCATGTTTATCCGTGACCTGGTGGATGTGGTCATGGTGAAAAAAGACCTCGCAGCCCTCAATACGATGGCGTTGTCCATCTTCGGCCTGTTTATTGTGCAGATGGTATTTTCTACAGGACACAACTATCTTTTCGATCTGACAGAAAAAAGGGTCATTGCCGATTTCAGGAAAAAGATATTCGACCATCTACACACCCTGTCGCTCGGTTTTTTTGTCAAACGGCGAACCGGGGAAATCATGTCCCGATTGACAAACGATGTCACTACCGTCGAGGGGTTTGTAACCGATCTTCCAGCCACTGTCATTCAACAGTCCATCCGGCTACTCGGCGGCATTGTCATCATCATTTATTTGAACTGGAAATTGACCTTTACCATTCTGATTTTGCTTCCCGTCCTGATTCTTTACGCAAAAACCTACGGAAAGCGTTTAAAATTTCTTTCCAAAGAAATCCAGGACAAACTGGCAAACGCAACCACCATCATTGAAGAAAACATCAGTTGTATCCCCGTCGTCAAATCATTCGTACGCAGCAAACTGGAGATGAACCGGTTTTCGGATGCGATTGAAGACACTTTTCAGTCGGCAAAAAAACGCGTGGCCATTTCAGCTTTTTTTGGACCGACCATTGGCTTGATTTCATTCTCTACAGCTCTGGCCCTGCTCTGGTACGGAGGACATGAAGTCATTGATGGCAGTATCAGCCCGGGAGAACTGATTGCTTTCATCCTATACGCCACCATTATCGCAGGCCCCATGGGCAGTTTTGCCCGGCTATACACCCGCGTCCAGGAAGGACTCGGGGCCAGTGAACGTATTTTTGAAATCCTGGACACCAAAGGAGAAGTCAGCGACTCACCGGATGCTGTACCCATGCCTCGAATCGAAGGAAGGGTTTGTATAGAAAACCTTCATTTTCACTATCGAGAGGACCAGGAAGTGATTTCCGGTATTCAAATGGATGTCGAACCCGGAGAAATGGTCGCACTGGTGGGTCCCAGCGGTGCAGGCAAAACAACGCTCATCAATTTGCTCCACCGGTTTTACGACCCCACTCAAGGAACAATTCTCGTCGATGGTCTGCCCATTCAAAAAGCAAAACTGGAAAGCTACTGGAGCCAGATTGCCCTGGTTCCCCAGGAAACTATCCTGTTCGGGGGTACTATCGAAGACAATATCCGCTATGCACGGGAAGGGGCGACGGATAAAGACGTGGTCGAGGCCGCCAAAACTGCAAACGCGCACGGTTTTATTACCGAATGTCCCGATGGGTATAAGACAATTGTTGGTGAAAAAGGCATTCGTCTTTCAGCCGGACAACGCCAGCGCATTGCCATCGCAAGGGCCATTCTAAAAAACCCGCGCATGTTGATCCTGGACGAGGCTACCTCCGCCCTGGATAACGAATCGGAGCTTTTAATCCAGGAAGCGCTGGACCGACTCATGAAAGACAAGACGTCCTTCGTTATCGCGCATCGCTTGTCCACAATACACAATGCGGACAAAATAATTGTAATGGATAAAGGCTGCATTGTAGAAACAGGCACACACACTGTGTTGATGGCACAAAAAGGTCTCTATCAAAAACTGTACACACTGATGAGCTTTCAACTGAAACAGGAAGCCGAAACCCCTTAA